CCTTTGGTAAGGTCTCTGTGCTCCAGGCAGGAAAACTGCATGACATGTACAGAAATCGGGGAGAAAAGATAAACCATAATACCATgataaaatgtttctgacaaAGGAATGGTGAACAGGAAAAATTTAATGAATATAGTTAGAGAGGACACgtgaaggatttttttatggaaaagaCAAGGAAGTGTGTTTGGTGCTTGTTTCCATTATGCTAGCATacgggagaaaaaaaaaaaaaagtgttttctcttcTACAATGCatgtacacaaaaaaaaaggttcccAGCAAAAATAGCTTATCCACTACCATTTGTTTCAGCATCTCCatgtgcaaaacaaaatgatctCTTTACCTTCCACAGAGTAGTTGACAggaagtgcattttttttttttaaatgcaggtcCCCTTTTAAATACAACATTAAACTACCTTTATTAAGCATACTGTAGGCTAGAAAAGGCATCCCCCATGTTGCATTCTGGGTGCAGCACAAAACCTGTGGATGGCAGTTTTTCCAGGTAGCAATTTTTGCAACCAGTCTTACCATCACCTCAAAAAGGATGGTATTGTGACAAAGTATTTCTACATcctgcctctgccttccccatTCCAAGCTCTCCTTGTTGCACTGGAAAGGGCCCGTCTGCTTcaatttcttcctcccttcttaTAGATCACAACTAGAAGTGAACGGAACCTACTGTGGAAGGACAACCCAAAATCGAAATCCACAATTAGCTAACACTTGGCACCTGGTATATTGGTGCTTTCCTTCAAGTAGATCAAGGAGGTAAGTAATGAATCTTTTGGGTGGAAActttgcttctggttttgtgtttgtagaGCACAGCAACAAGGCCCCCATCCTACTCCACAGTACCAGATAGACACGGAAGTTAAATACAACCTAGTATTTCACCACAAGTGTTACAGACCTTTTGTCCTGGGGCAATACAGGAGTTAGAGATCCTTATGATGAGATAAGAAAGTTGTTTAGAGTGCTAGAAACCAGAGTACAGGAGTTCCCTCCATACTCCTTgactgaagaggaagaagaactCAAGCTAGCCCTCCTGGCCATCACAGGGTTAATGAAACCTGCAGTGCAGAAGGAGTACATCTACCATGTTTTCCAGTCTTGTCTGTCTAATAAATCTGGCTTCATACCATGTCTTCCACTTTTCCCACAAGCTTAATGAATAACTTGTTTGCCTCTGGTAACACGGcagtttttgctgtttgtagGACGAGTATTGAGTTCCTTCTTGTTCTCCTGTCTCCCCTCACTGTAAGTCTATTCAATCCTTCAGATAATGAAGAATGAATCTTCTTACTCACTTCGTGAAGAATGCAATTTTATTGTTCTAAGGCTTCACTCAAAGGCTAATCTGGTCATAAGTCTATAAGTATTTTTTTAGAGAGGTCTTTCGTTGCAATGGGAAGTTTCATGATCTCTTGTATAATCTCTCATTATACTAGCGGGACAAGTTCTTACTGCACACTAATGTCACTCACTGTTAATCTCTAGAAGCTTATGGCACAGCCTATTATATTTCAAGTTTTTCGCAGTCCCAGGGTAAAGGTCTTTCTAGTGGCAAACATATTACTCAGAACATACTGGGTAAGACACCTGTAATAAAGGACAAAATTTACTTCTCTGATAAGCAAGCAGAAGATCCTGTTACTTTTCAAGCTTAAGATCCAGTTATTTTCTGATCCTATTTCTCCCCTGCTCTCATTCATGCAAGAACAGAGACTTTCTTCCACTTTATGTTTGCCAACATTTGAAGAAATGGGAGGTCATCCAAATCAAGCAACTCAATTATTAAAAGTTTGAGTGCTTGAAGActacatggaaaaaatagatCTTTGCTGAGTGAAAAATCTGCTGAGAGTTTAAGCATGGGGAGATTTCTACCCCTACATGTTATGAAGTTCATGCATTAAAACAATCCAGAGAGTCTGTCCCCGCTCCTTCAACCAAGGAGGCAAAGGTTTTTCTCCTCAATTTGCAGGAAAGAACAGACAACGTTTTAACGGTCAAACTAATTTCTACAACAGCTGTTTTGACAAAGGAGTTCCCCTTCATAATAGATTTTCACTTGCAAATGTTCACTTGTCAAAGACTCAAGTTTTCCATATTGTTCTATCGGGCAACGACGACTGACAAGCCTGGTATCTCCTCCACCAGCAGGGCAAGTCTCAGTTGCCCTAGAGCTagaaacacatgaaaacaagTCCATGAAATTCAACTAATAACTCTATCCTCTTTACACGGGAGTGCAGACACTTCCAGCTGCTACACTGCCTCGAGAAATTACGCTAAGCTATTTGTGATGTGGGTGGGGAAGAGCTTTTCAGGTCTCGTTCAGGTCTGGAGCAACAGTCCCAGCAAGTTCAATTAGTCACTCACCTCCCTTGTGTAAGATACAGAGCTTAACCTCCTTCTCTTCTCGTATTTACATTTCAGTAATCTAAGTATCTAAGCCTATCTAACAAGTTTGAACATTTGTAACTAAAACTAAGCTCATGCATTTCCCAGCTGAGCTATCAGGTGTATCAGCAATAGGAGTGCCTGATGGGAGAACCTGACATGTGAACGCTGGCTGCCCTGAACCACACCGGGAATAGTCAGCTTCTTCAGTACAGGCCTCCAGCAGTCAAGGGGAGATGTTAAAACAGAACTGCAGGCTGTATAGCTTCTTGTTTTGAACCTTCTGTCAGTGTTTCTGTGTGGAAAAACATTAACCCAAAAAGTGGAGTTCCCAAAATCAATTTGCCCAGATACACCACCATTAAGGTTGTGTTCTGCACTAGTGTGGGGATCACAGCTCCAGAGCCTCAGcctcctcagctctgcctcctcctcaggAGGATGTTGCTGCTGTAGCTCCCAAACAGCAGAAGATGTTTCCTCCCTGCTATGCCAGAGGATCTGTGTGTAGGAGTAATACTCAAAGTCACGTACCTTTGGCACTGCGAGCGCAACTGCCGAGGAACCCTCGCATTAAAATCCAGAAGAACAGCTACATTCCTGGTGGTAGACTCAAAACCATTCCTAGACACCTGGGCTTTGCAAATTTGATTCCCACAACTGATAAAATGTAAACAACAGGGGGCTCGACTTTAGAAAGAGCAAAGCCACGGCGCTTTCCCTCTGACGGACCAGGCACCCTCAGTTTCTGTGGGTGGGGCAGCAGAGCTAAAACAAGTCATGTAGAGTGGGGATTTATTTCCTAGTGCTATTTGTGTCAAGCTGGAACATGCCCCAGTACTTATGTCATCTCAAAAATAGACTTTTGTTTGATGTTAATCAAGCAATAGAGTTAATACATAGATTGATCATTAGACAATTTTCAAGTAGTGATTGCCTCCTGACTCACTTCACATGGGCCTTTACTCTTATAAAGGCTCTTAAAAGACAGTCAAAACTGGGTAGCTGAGCAAAAGCAGTAGAGAAATTTAGACTATTACTTGAGGATCttataatgcaaaaatattacTCGAGCCCTCTGAGGCTCAGAAGTTCATGTTTCCTTCAAATAACCTACATATTCTAGCACTTTGGCAGCTATTTCTCTCAATGCCctggttaaaaagaaagaattagaaacaaattcagagatctttctccttttatcctttttctaaaaaaaaaaaaaaaaaagaatgatctATGATTTAGAGTGACTGCTTTGAGACAGTTTAGCAGCTTTTATAAAAATCCAGGTCACTGCGCTTGTGCTTTACTTACCATTGGCAACTTGCACCCAGGAATGCTGGGGAAGTCGTGGTGCTCCATGTGGTAGCCTACGTTAAAGGTGAGCCAGTTCAGAGGTCCATAATAAGAGTAGGTCTCgtatccttttaaaaacatgtagtGTTCTGCTATGAAGTGCCCAGAAATGGGATGTAAACCCATGCAAAGTATTGTACCTGCTATTAAGTAAATAATAGGTTTGAGTCCCCAAAGGTAGTAAATGATAAGATCAACAGAAAACTGCACAATGGCATTAAAAATTTCCATCCGTGTGATTGCTTTGGGGTTCACGTACAGCGGTCTCAGACTGTAGAAGAAAGGCTGGAGGAAGAGCCAAAGCAGTTTCCGAAGCGGCGTACAGAAGAACCAGCCTTCAAAGTCCGTGGGAATGTCCACATCCAGGCTGTCCCCACCAAGGTACCGGTGATGGTCTATGTGGTATTTCTTGAAGGAGGCAGAGTAAGGGATACCTATTGGCAGGTTGGCAAAGACCGCAAACCATCGGTTCCACTTGGCCTGCTTGTTCCCAAAGGCGACATTGTGTGAGATATCGTGGATGGCTAGGGTCAGCGAATGGTTGATGCAACCCCCAAAAGCATAAGCccaaaagaaaatccatttccaAGATAAGTCTTTCACCAGATAGCACGCTAGAAACTGCGTGAAAACCATTCCAGATACAATCCACTTCAAGTGTGGATCAGGTCCCATCAAAGTCTTGATCTCTGGATATTTtgctaaagagaaaaatgcagagaaaatctCATTAACTCACAGTTAGGTAAACAATCAACACTGGTGCTTTTTACTTTTATCACCTTAAATTTGAGGCCCTAgatttataaaatagaaattccAGAGCAAAGTAACCACTACAGCAAAAACTTTATTAATGTATGGGCTCCATCCCCACTTCCAGCTTCATGTCCAATAcgtgtgtgcatatatattgGATGACCCTGGTGGTCAACAAGTGGCACCACGCACCCTCACGAGGATGAGTATTAGGATGCTAATAACCATCAAATGTAAGCtcaaaaagcatctttttcaagtttttccactttgctttctttttgcccAATCCAGTTACTATTTTCAGCAGAAGAGAGATACAGGTGCCTCCTTTGTAATCCTTTCCACACCTTGGTTTCAGACATACTAGCAGGGCAAGAGGGCTGTGCAACAGGCTCTCCTGGTTTTACTCTGTGGTTACATGACAACTGTAGCATTAAGAAAAGTTTCATAAGTGAGTGTTCGCCACTGCTTACAACGTGCACAAGTCTTTGCACATGCTAACATCACTAGAAAGTCAGTAATATTATCAGGAATTTTTaagatacagatattttttttcctatgttccCATTCATTAGCCTGTTCCCAAGTCACATATCAGAAAGaggcatgaaaaaaatcacataaataaTCCCACATGCAGCCTCACAAATACTGCAATAAAGGATTAGAGGGACACAGATTAGACTTGCCAGGTCTGACTCTTGTCAGTACAGGACCAGCTTACCAATCTTTGGTGGCTGTCCAATTGAtcttttacatatatatacatatatatatatatgtgtgtgtgtgtataaagaATTCCAGCTTATCTTCTAGGTGCTGTTCTTTCCTTCACATCTCTTCTTTACAAACCCCCCACTTCTCACTCCTAGTGCTACCTTGCACTggaatttttccagttttatggCCTTTGCCCACTTACTAACCTCCCTGTTTTTACTCATACTCTGCATTTATCAATAATTGCAGCTCTCATAGATAAGACTGTTGGACAAGTCACTCATTCTGGAGCCTGAGGTTACACAATGCGTCCCTACAAATTTGATAGGCACATTTTATGAATAGAAAATCAAATGTCATCTGCCTATCACTGTGATACCGATGCCATAAAATGAGGTAACGACGATTTGCATCTGTGCAGCTGTATGTACTATAAACAAACACCGGAGACAATACACACAACTTCATGTGACCTTGAAAGCAGTGCCAGGCACTGAGCGAGGGATGCaaatgagggttttttttataGGAGTGAACCTTGAGAAGTCTGCGGCAGAAGTTAAGGAAGCAGGTTGATGCAGTCATGCTCTGCAACTATTCCAACAACTTTGGAGCCTGGTGGTCAACTGCAGCCAGGCTCGACAGATGTTAAGAGACAAAGATTAAGTGTTATGGATGATGATGAGAGAAGGGATATCCTTGGCTCCTCCCCTTGTGCAGACAAGGGGACAAAAATCATCATTAGAAATATTCAGGCACGTGGGAAAGCACTAGTAAAACCTCGCATCATTCTCAAGTCAGCCTAGCTTTTTGacaaaaatctcttaaaaaatccagatttttgttctcactgttttgtttttgtccttgtttttgcagttttagAAATTATACTTTTTCACACTAGAAATGGTAACATTGTAGAAATTGTTCCCTCATACCTAGACAGGTACTAAAGGTTTTA
This Cygnus atratus isolate AKBS03 ecotype Queensland, Australia chromosome 5, CAtr_DNAZoo_HiC_assembly, whole genome shotgun sequence DNA region includes the following protein-coding sequences:
- the DEGS2 gene encoding sphingolipid delta(4)-desaturase/C4-monooxygenase DES2 yields the protein MGNRVARGDFEWVYTEQPHTQRRKEILAKYPEIKTLMGPDPHLKWIVSGMVFTQFLACYLVKDLSWKWIFFWAYAFGGCINHSLTLAIHDISHNVAFGNKQAKWNRWFAVFANLPIGIPYSASFKKYHIDHHRYLGGDSLDVDIPTDFEGWFFCTPLRKLLWLFLQPFFYSLRPLYVNPKAITRMEIFNAIVQFSVDLIIYYLWGLKPIIYLIAGTILCMGLHPISGHFIAEHYMFLKGYETYSYYGPLNWLTFNVGYHMEHHDFPSIPGCKLPMVKKIAAEYYDNLPYHQSWIRVLWDFVFDDSISPYSRVKRKCKLAKEN